TGCCGCCTCGGCGACCGGCGCGCCCAGGCCGAGATTTACAAGCGCTACGCCAAAGCCATGTTCAACGCCTCGTTGCGCATCACGGGCGACTACGCCGAGGCTGAAGACGTGCTGCAGGAGTCGTTTCTGAGTGCGTTCCGGGAGCTGCACACCTACAAAGGCGACTCGTCGTTCGGCTCGTGGCTCAAGCGCATCGTTATCAACAAAAGCATCAACTGCCTGCGCAACCGGCGCCTGCAACTGGTGCCGCTGGCCGAGCAGCACGACGGCGCCGGCTCCGAGGAGTTTGTAACGCCGGGCGAGGCCGACGACGTACAGTGGCGGGCCGATGTGCTGCGCCGCTGCATTCAGGAGCTGCCCGATGGCTACCGCCTGGTGCTGACGCTGTACCTGCTCGAAGGCTACGACCACGGCGAAATCGCCACCATTCTCGACATAACCGAGTCCACATCCAAGTCGCAATACAGCCGCGCCCGTAAAAAGCTCCTAGAGCTGG
The sequence above is drawn from the Hymenobacter sp. YIM 151858-1 genome and encodes:
- a CDS encoding RNA polymerase sigma factor, coding for MEAVAYVDINAPLVERCRLGDRRAQAEIYKRYAKAMFNASLRITGDYAEAEDVLQESFLSAFRELHTYKGDSSFGSWLKRIVINKSINCLRNRRLQLVPLAEQHDGAGSEEFVTPGEADDVQWRADVLRRCIQELPDGYRLVLTLYLLEGYDHGEIATILDITESTSKSQYSRARKKLLELARQHGLS